The region AAATTGGAATTTGATTTTTTATTATATAGTTGTGCATTGAATAAAAATGGTAAATATGGTGCAATAGCATTCAATGAAGAAAATGAAGTATTAATATTTAACATAGATACAAAAGAATATCTAAAAATATTAACAGGACAAGAAGCTACAGTAACAAAAATACTATTTAATACAAAAAATCAAGTTTTTGTTAGTAGCGATAGCAATAAAATAAACTATTATAATTTTTAAGGAGTTTAAAATGAATATATCAAGTATTGTAGTACAGACTACACCAAAGTATTTAGAACAAGTAGTGGAAGATTTAAAAAACTGTAAAGCATGTGATTATCATATACATGATGAAAAAGGAAGAATCATCATAACAATAGAAGGAAATGGTGTTAAAGAAGAATTAGAAAAATTAAGAGTAATAGAAGCAATACCACATGTTATATCAGCAGATATGCAAATGGCTTATAGTGAAGATGAATTAGATGAGCATATTGAAGTTTTAGAAAACTCAGATGCAGTTCCAAAAATGTTAAACGATGATAATATCGATCCAGATAAAATAATCTATAGAGGCGATTTAAAAAGAAAAGACTTAGAAGGCTTTGCAGAAGAATTTGATAAGGTTGATTAAATGGAATTTTTACAAAGTGAATTTTTAATAGAAACAATTGTACCTGAAGATGAACTAATTATTTCAAGAACAGATTTAAAAGGTAATATCACATATGCAAATGAAACTTTTGCATATATTAGTGGTTATACTGTAGAAGAGTTAATAGGTAAACCACATAATATAGTTAGACATCCAGATATGCCGAAAAGAGTCTTTAAACAGATGTGGGAAAAACTTCAAAGAAAAGAAAAATGGGAAGGTGTTGTAAAAAACCTAAGAAAAGATACTGGGTTTTATTGGGTACATGCAACTATAAGTGGAGTATATAAAGATGATAAACTAGTTGAATATAAATCAATAAGAATTCCA is a window of Halarcobacter sp. DNA encoding:
- a CDS encoding PAS domain-containing protein; protein product: MEFLQSEFLIETIVPEDELIISRTDLKGNITYANETFAYISGYTVEELIGKPHNIVRHPDMPKRVFKQMWEKLQRKEKWEGVVKNLRKDTGFYWVHATISGVYKDDKLVEYKSIRIPISHTEKIKFQRLYDSYRNIDKENIRKIIYT
- a CDS encoding chaperone NapD, with translation MNISSIVVQTTPKYLEQVVEDLKNCKACDYHIHDEKGRIIITIEGNGVKEELEKLRVIEAIPHVISADMQMAYSEDELDEHIEVLENSDAVPKMLNDDNIDPDKIIYRGDLKRKDLEGFAEEFDKVD